From a region of the Tachypleus tridentatus isolate NWPU-2018 chromosome 1, ASM421037v1, whole genome shotgun sequence genome:
- the LOC143241760 gene encoding crustacean hyperglycemic hormone 6-like encodes MMPMTMFLSLPSAILLTFLLTTSCSSQLSEKRGFTDQGCMGTYDSTKLARLNRICEECYNVYQVPLIHKSCRSNCFKNEMFTDCIKVLLLESDEQQLNSMVGELFGKRK; translated from the exons ATG ATGCCAATGACCATGTTTTTATCACTTCCATCTGCTATCTTATTAACGTTCCTTCTAACAACTTCATGTTCTTCCCAGTTAAGTGAAAAACGTGGTTTTACTGACCAAGGATGTATGGGAACTTACGACAGTACCAAGCTTGCTCGGTTGAATCGAATCtgtgaagaatgttataatgtttaccagGTTCCACTCATTCACAAATCCTGCAG ATCGAACTGCTTCAAGAACGAAATGTTCACCGACTGTATCAAGGTTCTACTTCTTGAGTCTGACGAACAACAATTAAATAGTATGGTGggagaattatttggaaaaaggaAGTAA